In Opitutaceae bacterium TAV5, one genomic interval encodes:
- a CDS encoding anchor protein: MKTTRHITLAAAVLVAALLSADARASLILHYTFDDQAATNAAAGATAGDAALHNADGTAGYVAGNTPSGAGYAFSTGDGGGNYLATTGADGVALLADRTQLTITLWVNLQAAPLQYDRLLSWQSTASGLGSGFTLDVPNTGGTADNFGLAFSVTGSSAGTVNITEGGIGQWLFIAVTFDGAQAKADRVSYYVATTESDDLTAKVASGAGTDAGSLGNGISSSLVSSEFRIAGTQASSFDRSPSALFDDIRIYDTALTSAELALIWREGMTAVPEPAAVAILCAAAALAAGAFRLRGRGR, translated from the coding sequence ATGAAAACCACCCGTCATATCACCCTCGCCGCCGCGGTCCTTGTGGCCGCCTTGCTTTCCGCCGATGCCCGTGCGTCGCTGATTCTCCACTACACGTTTGACGATCAGGCGGCAACCAATGCCGCCGCTGGCGCCACGGCCGGCGACGCTGCGCTCCACAACGCGGACGGCACTGCCGGCTACGTGGCCGGCAACACGCCATCCGGCGCCGGTTATGCTTTTTCCACCGGCGACGGGGGCGGCAACTATCTCGCCACCACGGGCGCGGACGGCGTGGCGCTGCTCGCCGACCGGACGCAGCTCACGATCACGCTCTGGGTGAACCTCCAGGCCGCGCCCCTGCAATACGACCGGCTCCTGAGCTGGCAGAGCACCGCCAGCGGTCTCGGCTCCGGCTTCACGCTCGATGTTCCGAACACCGGCGGAACGGCCGACAATTTCGGCCTCGCCTTTTCCGTGACCGGAAGCAGCGCCGGCACGGTCAACATCACCGAAGGCGGAATCGGGCAATGGCTCTTCATCGCCGTGACGTTCGACGGTGCGCAGGCGAAGGCGGACCGCGTTTCGTATTACGTGGCCACGACAGAAAGCGACGACCTTACGGCCAAGGTCGCCTCCGGCGCCGGTACCGATGCCGGTTCGCTGGGCAACGGCATTTCCTCGTCGCTGGTGTCCTCCGAATTCCGGATCGCCGGCACGCAAGCCAGTTCGTTTGACCGCAGTCCGTCCGCGCTTTTCGACGACATTCGCATCTACGACACGGCGCTGACATCGGCCGAGTTGGCCCTGATCTGGCGCGAAGGCATGACGGCGGTGCCCGAGCCGGCGGCGGTCGCCATCCTGTGTGCCGCGGCAGCCCTCGCCGCCGGTGCCTTCCGGTTGCGCGGTCGCGGCCGGTGA
- a CDS encoding AraC family transcriptional regulator, producing the protein MTPDILQARPPGERWDGPHFRPLLFGLTRFTGPLRQHPLAFDAIEPEAVWIMTLRGHAFYETAQQRIRLEPGRVLVALKPNRNRLLMPPAGWPWVHLYVHMTGECALSAFRYMIDRFGTVQTLPPDSGIVRKTRALVRLATSPAGAALDEHAWSARAYDWFQTWWSCAERHGVPLGKIVTEPPGHSRLIGLQATTVKGFAGELGYSPSHLSRRLNRFWGNAPGRALRQARLEEAARLLRTTRLPVEEIAARVGYRSPSSFIRAFRLARGHTPLFHRHAGK; encoded by the coding sequence ATGACCCCCGACATTCTCCAGGCCCGCCCGCCCGGCGAACGCTGGGACGGGCCTCATTTCCGCCCGCTGCTCTTCGGCCTCACCCGATTCACCGGCCCGCTGCGCCAGCACCCGCTCGCCTTCGATGCCATCGAACCCGAGGCCGTCTGGATCATGACGCTTCGCGGCCACGCCTTTTACGAAACGGCGCAACAGCGCATCCGTCTCGAACCCGGCCGCGTGCTGGTGGCGCTCAAGCCCAACCGCAACCGTCTCCTCATGCCTCCGGCCGGCTGGCCCTGGGTTCACCTGTATGTCCACATGACGGGCGAGTGCGCGCTTTCCGCCTTCCGTTACATGATCGATCGCTTTGGCACGGTGCAGACCTTGCCGCCGGACTCCGGTATCGTTCGCAAGACCCGCGCGCTCGTCCGCCTGGCGACCTCGCCTGCCGGAGCCGCGCTCGACGAACATGCCTGGTCGGCCCGCGCCTATGACTGGTTCCAGACCTGGTGGTCGTGCGCCGAGCGCCACGGCGTGCCGCTCGGCAAAATCGTCACCGAGCCTCCGGGACATTCGCGCCTGATCGGCCTTCAGGCGACGACCGTGAAGGGTTTTGCCGGCGAGCTCGGCTACTCGCCCTCGCACCTCTCGCGGCGGCTCAACCGGTTCTGGGGCAACGCGCCCGGCCGGGCGTTGCGCCAGGCACGGCTCGAGGAAGCCGCCCGCCTGCTCCGCACCACGCGCCTCCCGGTCGAGGAAATCGCCGCGCGCGTCGGCTATCGTTCGCCCAGCTCCTTCATCCGCGCCTTCCGCCTCGCTCGCGGCCACACCCCGCTTTTCCACCGGCACGCGGGCAAGTAA
- a CDS encoding 2-hydroxy-acid oxidase encodes MLPPLTRIPPDVVALADYERLARERIAPDAREWLEGGSADGITLRENRAAFDRLQLRGRVLADFNAPPPASAANADAADAIAHPTRVTLPGGTTLALPVLVAPMALHRVVHPEGERATVLGALAAGAGMVVSTQASVSLEEIAAVAAQARARAQPDTPAGAASVADSPLWFQLYLHPDRGVTRALVQRAEAAGYRALVVTVDAPVEGVRNRERRAQFRPPPGVEAVNLRGAPAPSASLPPLPRSPLCGGLMGVAPTWADIDRLRGDTRLPVILKGITDPEDAAEALARGADGLIVSNHGGRTLDTLPATIDALPAVADVIGGRIPLLLDGGVRRGTDIVKALALGARAVLVGRPVLHALAAAGAPGVAHALRILQAELEIALALTGRPSVSHVDRSVLRPQARGRAGG; translated from the coding sequence ATGCTTCCGCCGCTGACCCGCATTCCGCCCGACGTCGTCGCGCTCGCCGACTACGAACGACTCGCCCGCGAACGCATCGCGCCCGACGCACGGGAATGGCTCGAAGGCGGCTCGGCCGACGGCATCACGCTCCGCGAAAACCGCGCCGCCTTCGATCGCCTGCAACTGCGCGGCCGCGTGCTCGCCGACTTCAATGCGCCGCCGCCCGCGTCCGCCGCGAATGCCGACGCGGCTGACGCCATCGCCCATCCCACGCGCGTGACGCTGCCCGGCGGCACCACGCTGGCGTTGCCCGTGCTGGTCGCCCCGATGGCGCTCCACCGCGTCGTCCACCCGGAAGGCGAACGCGCCACCGTGCTCGGCGCCCTCGCCGCCGGCGCCGGCATGGTCGTGAGCACGCAGGCCAGCGTCAGCCTCGAGGAAATCGCCGCCGTCGCCGCGCAGGCGCGTGCCCGGGCGCAGCCCGACACGCCGGCCGGGGCCGCATCTGTTGCGGACAGCCCGCTCTGGTTCCAGCTTTACCTGCACCCCGATCGCGGCGTCACCCGCGCTCTCGTGCAACGCGCCGAAGCCGCCGGGTACCGCGCGCTCGTCGTCACGGTCGACGCGCCCGTCGAGGGCGTGCGCAACCGCGAACGCCGCGCGCAGTTTCGCCCGCCGCCCGGCGTCGAGGCGGTCAACCTGCGCGGCGCTCCCGCGCCCTCCGCATCCCTCCCTCCCCTCCCCCGCAGCCCGCTCTGCGGCGGCCTCATGGGCGTCGCGCCGACATGGGCCGACATCGACCGCCTGCGCGGCGACACCCGCCTGCCGGTCATCCTGAAAGGCATCACCGATCCCGAGGACGCCGCCGAAGCCCTCGCGCGCGGCGCGGACGGCCTCATCGTTTCCAACCACGGCGGCCGCACGCTGGATACCCTGCCGGCGACGATCGACGCCCTTCCCGCCGTCGCTGATGTCATTGGCGGACGGATACCGCTCCTGCTCGACGGCGGCGTGCGCCGCGGCACGGATATCGTCAAGGCGCTCGCTCTCGGCGCCCGAGCCGTGCTGGTGGGGCGCCCCGTCCTGCACGCCCTCGCCGCCGCCGGCGCGCCCGGCGTGGCCCACGCCCTGCGCATCCTGCAGGCCGAGCTGGAAATCGCCCTCGCCCTCACCGGCCGCCCGAGCGTGTCGCACGTCGACCGCAGCGTGCTGCGGCCACAGGCTCGCGGCAGAGCCGGCGGTTGA